The Punica granatum isolate Tunisia-2019 chromosome 4, ASM765513v2, whole genome shotgun sequence genome has a window encoding:
- the LOC116204671 gene encoding uncharacterized protein LOC116204671: MAAQWDFSCDLVVDFQSEEKASMVHRALAVDKELQPDKVRREITVSDGKLSVHFEAVEARFLRASYSAFVDVLILATKTIEEFSQGVEL, translated from the exons ATGGCCGCCCAATGGGACTTCAGCTg TGACCTGGTAGTGGACTTCCAGTCGGAGGAGAAGGCTTCGATGGTACATCGGGCACTGGCTGTTGATAAGGAG TTGCAGCCCGACAAAGTGAGAAGAGAGATCACAGTCTCTGATGGGAAGCTGTCTGT GCACTTTGAGGCTGTTGAGGCGAGGTTTCTTCGAGCATCATACAGCGCGTTTGTAGACGTGCTAATTCTTGCAACGAAGACCATTGAAGAATTCAGTCAAGGAGTGGAGTTGTGA
- the LOC116204670 gene encoding CAP-Gly domain-containing linker protein 1 → MEKNSTADSTSSASFLSQERIEGSWYPIYFGVSCALFAVRILSGHHDSEEEKKWSETCNKMLQGSAQLLGLLVWRANRVIADNKKCFLVEKLEAAEKKIAELNRIRREDAKANEKVVCIFAAQEQSWFNERKKLRQQIGALINEIKIIEKKNVEDVSKWNEKLKEMEILLEAKDKSLEEAEVKSKELEENLKKAERALEDSREAARTEIWKQKTAFIELVSNQRQLEAEMGRAMRQIEALKEELTSVLEQKEESVVMVQKFSVEVVKMQKDLDQKDKILSAMLRKSKLDTAEKQMLLKEVKFSKSKRKQAELEKERLRLISESNNKLKHGGNRSLRSILEKKMSLKLEEGLFSGARKVHSSASGSSHKSHNITEGTGRDIDSPPLSDTYSPEENGTQAIMDNVELDNWVQSEAEKYAALIEQRHLLEMDAFVEQMGLKDEKLETCRWRLLSMDIESKRLRAHVEGLNKEVSQLRHSNMKLEALLLEREEELKSLKEKLASQFAQNSLLADWSKVKIIKRRASVKGKERKLNTSVTEVSRDDNGEMEGKDVNVVVPSPEKKIKVEKDVVGENSPIREESSADLDYPVENLESSSQVLSVKAKDSSSLWRMDLQALGVSYKIKRLKQQLLMLERLMGKQGSSTENMEWKEDGVKSFLSLISMLNKHIGRYQSLQEKTDDLCKRMHENHLDMDHGDLNASGIKGEKTKTLEHFLEETFQLQRYMVATGQKLMEVQSKVAVGFVGADQVLEKPLSFDTKRFADNVRTLFQEVQRGLEVRISRIIGDLEGTLASDGITHIRR, encoded by the exons ATGGAGAAGAATTCAACCGCGGACTCAACTTCATCAGCCTCCTTTCTGAGTCAAGAAAGAATCGAGGGGAGTTGGTACCCTAtttatttcggtgtttcctGTGCTTTATTTGCTGTAAGAATCTTGTCAGGACATCATGATtcagaagaagagaagaaatggTCGGAAACCTGCAATAAAATGCTCCAAGGAAGTGCCCAGCTATTGGGATTGCTCGTATGGAGAGCTAATAGAGTCATAGCCGACAATAAGAAGTGTTTTCTTGTCGAAAAGCTCGAGGCCGCTGAGAAAaagattgcagagttgaaTCGGATTAGGCGTGAGGATGCAAAAGCTAATGAAAAGGTTGTCTGCATTTTTGCTGCACAAGAGCAGAGCTGGTTCAATGAGAGGAAGAAGCTCCGGCAGCAAATTGGAgctctcatcaatgagataaAGATTATTGAGAAAAAGAATGTTGAAGATGTTTCAAAATGGAATGAAAAGTTGAAGGAGATGGAGATTCTCTTGGAGGCAAAGGATAAGTCCTTAGAAGAAGCGGAAGTAAAGAGTAAGGAATTAGAGGAAAATCTTAAGAAGGCAGAGCGGGCTTTGGAAGATTCAAGAGAAGCCGCAAGGACAGAGATTTGGAAGCAGAAGACCGCATTTATTGAGCTCGTTTCGAATCAGAGGCAGCTTGAAGCTGAGATGGGAAGGGCAATGAGGCAGATAGAGGCTTTAAAGGAAGAGCTCACTTCGGTTTTGGAGCAGAAGGAGGAGTCTGTTGTAATGGTCCAGAAATTTTCTGTAGAAGTCGTGAAGATGCAGAAGGATCTCGACCAGAAGGACAAAATTTTGTCTGCAATGCTGAGGAAGTCGAAACTGGACACTGCTGAGAAGCAAATGCTTTTGAAGGAagtgaaattttcaaaatcaaagagGAAGCAGGCAGAACTTGAGAAGGAAAGATTGAGGCTTATTTCAGAGTCTAATAATAAGCTTAAACATGGAGGAAACCGTTCTCTAAGGAGTatattagagaaaaaaatgagtttGAAGCTCGAAGAAGGCCTGTTTTCTGGTGCAAGAAAGGTTCATTCTAGTGCTTCTGGGTCATCACACAAGAGTCACAATATCACAGAAGGGACAGGAAGAGATATAGATTCTCCTCCGCTTTCGGATACCTATTCACCAGAAGAAAATGGAACGCAAG CGATCATGGACAACGTCGAGCTTGACAACTGGGTGCAATCTGAAGCAGAGAAGTACGCGGCTCTAATTGAGCAAAGGCACCTACTTGAAATGGATGCCTTTGTGGAACAGATGGGGCTCAAAGACGAGAAATTGGAAACTTGCCGCTGGCGGCTCCTAAGCATGGATATTGAATCGAAGCGGCTCCGGGCCCATGTTGAGGGGCTGAACAAAGAGGTATCACAATTAAGGCACAGCAATATGAAACTTGAAGCATTGCTTCTCGAGCGAGAGGAGGAATTGAAGTCATTGAAAGAGAAACTTGCTTCACAATTTGCACAGAATTCATTATTAGCTGATTGGTCGAAAGTTAAGATCATAAAGAGAAGAGCATCagtaaaaggaaaagaaagaaagcttaATACATCGGTAACGGAGGTTTCTCGAGATGACAATGGTGAAATGGAGGGCAAAGATGTCAATGTGGTGGTCCCATCGCctgagaaaaaaatcaaagtagAAAAGGATGTTGTTGGTGAGAATAGTCCTATCAGAGAAGAAAGTTCTGCAGATTTGGATTATCCGGTTGAAAATTTAGAATCTTCGAGTCAGGTCTTGAGTGTCAAGGCAAAAGATTCGTCATCTTTGTGGAGGATGGATCTTCAGGCTCTGGGAGTTTCTTACAAGATCAAGAGGCTGAAGCAGCAGCTTCTTATGCTCGAGAGGTTGATGGGAAAACAAGGAAGTAGCACTGAGAACATGGAATGGAAGGAAGATGGCGTGAAAAGTTTTCTCTCATTGATATCTATGCTGAATAAGCATATTGGACGGTACCAGTCACTCCAGGAGAAAACCGACGATCTTTGCAAGCGGATG CACGAGAACCATTTGGACATGGACCATGGAGATTTAAATGCTTCTGGaataaaaggagagaaaaCAAAGACACTGGAACATTTCCTCGAGGAGACATTCCAATTGCAGCGGTACATGGTTGCGACGGGACAGAAGCTGATGGAAGTACAGTCCAAAGTTGCCGTTGGGTTTGTGGGAGCAGATCAAGTGCTCGAGAAACCCCTGAGCTTCGACACGAAGCGGTTTGCTGACAATGTGAGGACTCTGTTTCAAGAAGTTCAGAGGGGTCTTGAGGTTAGAATATCTCGAATCATCGGAGATCTTGAAGGCACTCTTGCTTCTGATGGGATAACCCATATCAGGAGGTAA